A window of the Alnus glutinosa chromosome 4, dhAlnGlut1.1, whole genome shotgun sequence genome harbors these coding sequences:
- the LOC133866672 gene encoding transcription factor WER-like, with the protein MGKSPGCSKDQGLNRGAWTVFEDQKLKDYIKTHGEGKWGKIPKEAGLKRCGKSCRLRWLNYLRPDIKRGNITLDEEDLIIRLHKLLGNRWSLIAGRLPGRTDNEIKNYWNTTLGKKVKVEKSKHSNNNIKKNTKTNPSKCSKVVVAPKPLEVENPDTSDPPATSVDRNLLNNVAVTSEEDDFGSFAMDFDMGELLMSDISDSEFWKLCHQFDNGIEEGGNSGGAKNLSFSEETTLKEWMTDGCNYHHHRS; encoded by the exons ATGGGGAAAAGTCCTGGTTGTTCTAAAGATCAGGGACTCAACAGGGGGGCTTGGACTGTTTTTGAGGACCAGAAACTCAAAGATTACATCAAAACCCATGGGGAAGGAAAGTGGGGAAAAATTCCAAAGGAAGCTG GTCTAAAAAGATGTGGAAAGAGTTGCAGACTAAGGTGGTTGAATTACCTCAGACCTGATATTAAAAGGGGTAATATTACCCTCGACGAAGAGGATCTCATCATTAGGCTTCACAAGCTGCTAGGCAACAG ATGGTCTCTAATAGCTGGAAGACTTCCAGGGCGAACAGACAATGAAATCAAGAACTATTGGAACACAACTTTGGGAAAGAAGGTGAAAGTAGAAAAGTCAAAGCATTCCAACAATAACATCAAAAAGAACACCAAGACCAATCCTTCAAAGTGCAGTAAGGTTGTAGTTGCCCCAAAGCCGCTGGAAGTCGAAAATCCAGACACTAGTGATCCACCAGCAACGTCTGTAGACAGAAACTTGTTAAATAATGTGGCGGTCACTTCTGAGGAAGATGATTTCGGCAGCTTTGCAATGGACTTTGATATGGGGGAGCTATTGATGTCTGACATATCAGATTCGGAGTTTTGGAAGCTATGTCATCAGTTTGACAATGGCATTGAGGAAGGAGGTAACAGTGGTGGCGCCAAGAACCTTTCGTTCTCAGAGGAAACAACGCTGAAGGAATGGATGACAGATGGTTGTAATTACCACCACCATAGATCATAA
- the LOC133866525 gene encoding transcription factor WER-like: MNLQERVRDQNKKSQMGRSPCCSKEGLNKGPWTADEDKLLTDYMKARGEGKWGKVPKETGIKRCWKSCRLRWLNYLRPDIKRGNITHDEEDLIIRLHKLLGNRWSLIAGRLPGRTDNEIKNYWNSILAKREQNNEKSAITRVEVDEARNTDIVRAKASQDKSMDGNLVKGIAAESHSSDGLVASTCREENSMDLLMDFNVGDISLLDFLDSEFTELIHDSEILFNMNSVTEADATNEFSYNDTRLSPEKMVETGWSPSDYILGAGVDSDFRSLASFLE; the protein is encoded by the exons atgaaCTTGcaggagagagtgagagatcagAATAAAAAATCCCAAATGGGAAGGAGCCCTTGTTGTTCGAAAGAGGGACTAAATAAAGGGCCTTGGACAGCTGACGAAGACAAATTGCTCACAGATTACATGAAAGCTCGCGGAGAAGGAAAATGGGGAAAAGTTCCCAAAGAAACAG gAATTAAGAGATGTTGGAAGAGTTGTAGGCTTCGCTGGTTGAATTATCTGAGACCGGATATCAAGAGAGGCAACATCACACATGATGAAGAAGACCTCATCATCAGGCTCCACAAACTCTTAGGCAACAG ATGGTCTCTGATAGCAGGGAGACTTCCAGGGCGAACAGACAATGAAATAAAGAATTATTGGAACAGTATTTTGGCTAAGCGGGAGCAAAACAACGAGAAAAGCGCAATAACCAGAGTCGAAGTCGATGAAGCCCGAAACACAGATATCGTGCGCGCCAAGGCATCACAAGACAAATCCATGGATGGCAACCTGGTGAAGGGCATCGCAGCAGAATCCCACTCCAGTGATGGGTTAGTAGCGTCCACGTGTAGAGAAGAAAACTCGATGGACTTACTGATGGATTTCAACGTTGGAGATATAAGCCTTCTGGATTTTCTTGATTCCGAATTCACGGAGCTTATTCATGATTCTGAAATATTGTTTAATATGAACAGTGTGACCGAAGCAGATGCTACTAACGAGTTTAGTTATAATGATACACGTTTGTCACCCGAGAAAATGGTGGAGACTGGTTGGAGTCCCAGTGATTACATCCTAGGTGCTGGTGTGGACTCAGATTTCAGATCTTTGgcttcttttcttgaataa